The following coding sequences lie in one Rhinolophus ferrumequinum isolate MPI-CBG mRhiFer1 chromosome 16, mRhiFer1_v1.p, whole genome shotgun sequence genomic window:
- the LOC117036161 gene encoding steroid 17-alpha-hydroxylase/17,20 lyase, with the protein MWEVLTLLLLTLAYFFWPKVKCPGAKYPKNLPSLPLVGSLPFLPRHGHPHVNFFKLQEKYGPIYSFRMGSKTTVMIGHHQLAKEVLIKKGKEFSGRPQVTTLDILSDNQRGVAFADHGAAWQLHRKLVMATFALFKDGNQKLENIICQEISSFCDFLATQDGQSIDLSLPLFLAVTNIICLICFNISYKKGHPVLKTIQKYNEGIMDSLGKNSVVDIFPKLKIFPNKTLENMRDCVKMRNDLLNTIYEKHKENFSSNSITNMMDIMIQAKMNLDNNNAGPVQNSELLSDRHILATIGDIFGAGLETTTSVVKWTTAFLLHNPQLQKKIQEEIDQNVGFSRTPTISDRNHLVLLEATIREVLRIRPVAPTLIPHKAVVDSSIGEFAIDKGTNVIINLWALHHNEKEWHRPDQFMPERFLDPTRSQLISPSLSYLPFGAGPRSCVGENLARQTLFLFMSWMLQRFDLEVPDDGQLPSLEGKPNVVFLIDSYKVKIKVRQAWKEAQGEGST; encoded by the exons ATGTGGGAAGTCTTGACTCTCCTGCTGCTCACCCTAGCCTATTTTTTTTGGCCCAAGGTAAAGTGCCCTGGTGCCAAATACCCCAAGAACCTCCCATCCCTGCCCTTGGTGGGCAGCCTGCCATTCCTCCCCAGACATGGCCATCCGCATGTGAACTTCTTCAAGCTGCAGGAAAAATATGGCCCCATCTATTCCTTTCGTATGGGTAGCAAGACTACAGTGATGATTGGCCACCACCAGCTGGCAAAGGAGGTGCTCATCAAGAAGGGCAAGGAGTTCTCCGGACGGCCCCAAGTG ACTACTCTAGACATCCTGTCAGACAACCAAAGAGGCGTTGCCTTTGCCGACCACGGTGCCGCCTGGCAGCTGCATCGGAAGCTGGTCATGGCCACCTTTGCCCTGTTCAAGGATGGCAACCAGAAGCTAGAGAACATCA tcTGTCAGGAAATCAGTTCATTTTGTGATTTCCTGGCCACCCAGGATGGACAGTCCATAGATTTGTCCTTGCCTCTCTTCCTGGCGGTGACCAACATAATCTGCTTGATCTGCTTCAACATCTCTTACAAGAAAGGGCACCCTGTGCTGAAGACCATCCAGAAATACAATGAAGGCATCATGGATTCTCTGGGCAAAAACAGTGTGGTAGACATATTCCCCAAGTTGAAG ATTTTCCCTAACAAAACCCTGGAAAATATGAGGGACTGTGTTAAAATGCGAAATGATTTGCTGAATACAATCTATGAAAAACATAAG GAGAATTTCAGCAGCAACTCTATCACGAACATGATGGACATAATGATTCAAGCCAAGATGAACTTAGACAATAACAATGCTGGCCCCGTCCAGAATTCAGAGCTGCTTTCAGATCGACACATCCTGGCTACCATCGGGGACATCTTCGGGGCTGGTCTGGAGACCACCACCTCTGTGGTGAAGTGGACGACGGCCTTCCTGCTGCACAATCCTCAG TTGCAGAAGAAGATCCAGGAGGAGATTGACCAGAATGTAGGTTTCAGCCGCACACCAACTATCAGTGACCGGAACCACCTCGTCCTGCTGGAGGCCACCATCCGAGAGGTGCTTCGCATTCGGCCCGTGGCCCCTACGCTCATCCCCCACAAGGCTGTCGTTGACTCTAG CATCGGCGAGTTTGCCATTGACAAGGGCACAAATGTTATCATCAATTTGTGGGCACTGCATCACAATGAGAAGGAGTGGCACCGGCCCGACCAGTTCATGCCAG AGCGCTTCCTCGACCCCACAAGAAGCCAGCTCATCTCGCCATCGTTAAGCTACTTGCCCTTTGGAGCAGGACCCCGCTCCTGTGTAGGTGAGAACCTGGCCCGCCAGACGCTCTTCCTCTTCATGTCCTGGATGCTGCAAAGGTTCGACCTGGAGGTCCCGGATGATGGGCAGCTGCCCTCCCTGGAAGGCAAACCCAATGTGGTCTTTCTGATTGACTCTTATAAAGTGAAGATTAAGGTGCGCCAGGCCTGGAAGGAAGCCCAGGGTGAAGGTAGCACCTAG